A section of the Dermacoccus nishinomiyaensis genome encodes:
- a CDS encoding Fic family protein: MTATVDAVRALADLPEVGESVDRAREACTELRWHNALRRRIPQAAAESRVRGARASAALDGAEVSVDVVRELVVGLTSWPEEPDPLERALRGAVQATAETEHARDLVLTSPAQALARLHVAVAGSSAGVDLPPDAVGRPRRDDEVCAELVEVGAPVPALELPARLGGLYELVACHDKAPVAVVAALAHAEIATMRPFVRGNAIVARGFERALVQAAGLDPTGVCVPEVGHLREASAGYVGALAAYATGSADGVRLWLTFCVGSYERGAREGMRIADAVLAGRLGGL, encoded by the coding sequence ATGACTGCGACCGTCGACGCCGTGCGTGCCCTTGCCGACCTGCCCGAGGTGGGCGAGAGTGTCGATCGTGCCCGTGAAGCCTGCACCGAACTGCGCTGGCACAACGCGTTGCGACGGCGCATCCCGCAGGCCGCCGCCGAGTCGCGTGTGCGCGGGGCGCGGGCCAGCGCCGCGCTGGACGGCGCCGAGGTCTCCGTCGACGTCGTGCGTGAGTTGGTCGTCGGGCTGACGTCGTGGCCCGAGGAGCCCGACCCGCTCGAGCGGGCGCTGCGCGGCGCGGTGCAAGCCACCGCCGAGACGGAGCATGCCCGAGACCTCGTGCTGACGTCCCCCGCTCAGGCCCTCGCACGCCTCCACGTCGCCGTAGCGGGGTCTTCGGCGGGTGTCGATCTGCCGCCCGACGCCGTAGGACGCCCCCGTCGCGATGACGAGGTGTGCGCCGAACTCGTCGAGGTCGGAGCGCCCGTGCCGGCACTGGAACTTCCCGCGCGGCTCGGAGGGCTCTACGAACTCGTCGCGTGCCATGACAAGGCACCGGTGGCGGTGGTCGCCGCCCTCGCTCATGCCGAGATCGCGACGATGCGCCCCTTCGTGCGCGGGAACGCGATCGTGGCGCGAGGTTTCGAGCGGGCCCTCGTGCAGGCCGCCGGGCTCGACCCGACGGGAGTCTGCGTGCCCGAGGTCGGCCACCTGCGCGAGGCGAGCGCGGGATACGTCGGGGCGCTCGCGGCGTATGCGACCGGCTCCGCGGACGGGGTTCGCCTGTGGCTGACGTTCTGCGTCGGCTCGTACGAGCGGGGCGCGCGTGAAGGCATGCGCATCGCGGACGCGGTCCTCGCCGGGCGGCTCGGCGGATTGTAA